From a single Rutidosis leptorrhynchoides isolate AG116_Rl617_1_P2 chromosome 5, CSIRO_AGI_Rlap_v1, whole genome shotgun sequence genomic region:
- the LOC139849458 gene encoding NADH dehydrogenase [ubiquinone] 1 beta subcomplex subunit 7-like yields KEVPVLEPPNFHFIDQSNFTHSFIVHTTVSMEGSSKPMIATREEMVAAKVPLAYRDQCAHLLIPLNKCRQSEFYLPWKCEDKRHTYEKCEYELVMERMLQMQKLKQSKDQSQGSSIPLIPKTANA; encoded by the coding sequence AAAGAGGTTCCTGTCCTTGAACCCCCAAATTTTCATTTTATCGATCAGTCAAATTTCACTCATTCGTTCATAGTTCATACAACGGTTTCAATGGAGGGATCATCGAAACCAATGATTGCAACAAGAGAAGAAATGGTGGCAGCGAAGGTTCCATTAGCGTACAGAGATCAGTGCGCACATTTGCTGATTCCACTGAACAAATGCCGTCAATCTGAATTTTATCTTCCATGGAAGTGTGAAGACAAACGTCACACTTATGAAAAGTGCGAATACGAACTCGTTATGGAAAGGATGCTTCAGATGCAAAAACTCAAACAGTCTAAGGATCAATCGCAGGGCAGCAGTATCCCTCTTATCCCTAAAACCGCTAATGCTTAA